Proteins found in one Mangifera indica cultivar Alphonso chromosome 15, CATAS_Mindica_2.1, whole genome shotgun sequence genomic segment:
- the LOC123197954 gene encoding eukaryotic translation initiation factor 5-like, with the protein MALLNIGADNRDDAFYRYKMPKMITKIEGRGNGIKTNVVNMVDIAKALARPPSYTTKYFGCELGAQSKFDEKTGTSLVNGSHDTAKLAGLLENFIKKYVQCYSCGNPETEVLITKNQMIQLKCAACGFLSDVDMRDKLTTFILKNPPETKKASKDKKALRRAEKERLKEGEAADEELKKLKKEVKKKVSSAKDGTRKASSTKKKGNNSDEDRISPVHSQVDEKEEVDEDADDDVQWQTDTSLEAARQRIQEQLSTVTADMVILSTDESEKKAETAHKADDSPKSLTLHAVQTKVENGNLCSHENLVNELKAKIQKGLTGNQLQLTMESLSGSAQEKMTALVEALFDGIEKGFAKEVVKKKNFFASAVAQEEGSQLHLLRAIEAFCSKSSSLLKEVALVLKALYDADVLDEEDIVQWYQEGIKIGNKDPQIWKNAKPFIEWLQSAESESEDE; encoded by the coding sequence ATGGCTTTGCTGAACATAGGAGCTGATAATAGAGATGATGCCTTCTACAGGTATAAGATGCCTAAaatgattactaaaatagaggGGCGCGGAAATGGCATTAAGACAAATGTAGTCAACATGGTTGATATTGCAAAGGCTTTGGCTAGGCCACCCTCGTACACAACAAAATACTTTGGTTGTGAGCTTGGTGCTCAATCTAAATTTGATGAGAAGACTGGTACTTCACTTGTTAATGGGTCCCATGACACTGCTAAGCTTGCTGGACTtcttgagaatttcattaagaAATATGTCCAATGTTATAGTTGTGGAAACCCAGAAACTGAGGTACTGATCACAAAAAATCAGATGATCCAATTGAAATGTGCTGCTTGTGGATTTTTGTCGGATGTGGATATGCGGGACAAGCTCACCACTTTTATCCTGAAGAACCCACCAGAAACAAAGAAGGCATCAAAAGATAAGAAGGCATTACGGAGAGCTGAGAAGGAGCGACTAAAGGAAGGTGAAGCTGCTGATGAGGAACTGAAGAAACTGAAGAAAGAGGTGAAGAAGAAGGTTTCTTCTGCAAAGGATGGTACAAGAAAAGCCAGCTCTactaaaaagaaaggaaataatTCTGATGAGGACCGCATATCACCAGTGCACAGTCAGGTTGATGAGAAGGAAGAGGTTGATGAAGATGCTGACGATGATGTTCAGTGGCAAACTGATACATCACTTGAGGCTGCTCGTCAACGTATCCAAGAGCAACTGAGTACTGTGACAGCTGATATGGTCATTCTGTCTACAGATGAGTCAGAAAAGAAGGCTGAGACAGCCCATAAAGCTGATGATAGTCCAAAAAGTCTTACACTGCATGCTGTGCAAACCAAGGTTGAGAATGGGAATTTATGCTCCCATGAAAATCTTGTTAATGAGCTTAAAGCAAAAATACAGAAAGGTCTTACTGGGAATCAACTGCAATTAACTATGGAATCTCTTTCTGGATCTGCTCAGGAAAAAATGACTGCTCTGGTTGAGGCGCTTTTTGATGGTATTGAGAAGGGATTTGCAAAGGAGGTGGTCAAGAAGAAGAACTTCTTTGCTTCTGCTGTTGCTCAGGAAGAGGGATCACAGTTGCATCTGCTTCGAGCAATTGAGGCATTCTGTAGTAAGTCGAGCTCTTTGTTGAAGGAAGTGGCGTTGGTTTTGAAGGCTCTCTATGATGCGGATGTATTGGATGAAGAGGACATAGTGCAGTGGTATCAAGAGGGAATTAAAATAGGCAATAAGGACCCTCAGATTTGGAAGAATGCCAAGCCCTTTATTGAGTGGCTGCAGAGTGCTGAGTCTGAATCTGAGGATGAATGA